From Canis lupus baileyi chromosome 16, mCanLup2.hap1, whole genome shotgun sequence, a single genomic window includes:
- the LOC140607521 gene encoding uncharacterized protein — MVNSCCGSICSEQGCGQETCCRPTCCQTTCCRTTCCRPSCCVSSCCRPSCCGSSSCGSSCCRPSCCISSCCRPSCSSSSCCGSSCCRPSCCISSCCRPSCSSSSCCGSSCCRPTCCQPTCCQTTCCRTTCCRPSCCVSSCCHPSCCGSSGCGSSCCRPSCCISSCCRPSCCDSSSCGSSCCRPSCCCPSCCLRPVCGRVSCHTTCYRPTCVISTCPRPMCCASSCC; from the coding sequence ATGGTCAACTCCTGTTGTGGCTCCATCTGCTCTGAGCAGGGCTGTGGCCAGGAGACCTGCTGCCGCCCCACCTGCTGCCAGACCACCTGCTGCAGGACCACCTGCTGCCGCCCCAGctgctgtgtgtccagctgctgccgCCCCTCCTGCTGTGGTTCCAGCTCCTGTGGCTCCAGCTGCTGCAGGCCCAGCTGCTGCATCTCTAGCTGCTGCCGCCCCTCCTGCTCTAGTTCCAGCTGCTGTGGCTCCAGCTGCTGCCGCCCCTCCTGCTGCATCTCTAGCTGCTGCCGCCCCTCCTGCTCTAGTTCCAGCTGCTGTGGCTCCAGCTGCTGCCGCCCCACCTGCTGCCAACCCACCTGCTGCCAGACCACCTGCTGCAGGACCACCTGCTGCCGCCCCAGctgctgtgtgtccagctgctgccaccCCTCCTGCTGTGGTTCCAGCGGCTGTGGCTCCAGCTGCTGCAGGCCCAGCTGCTGCATCTCTAGCTGCTGCCGCCCCTCCTGCTGTGACTCCAGCTCCTGTGGCTCTAGCTGCTGCcgcccctcctgctgctgcccctcctgctgtCTGCGCCCAGTCTGTGGCCGGGTCTCCTGCCACACCACTTGCTATCGCCCCACCTGTGTTATCTccacctgcccccgccccatGTGCTGTGCCTCTTCCTGCTGCTGA